The following are encoded in a window of Mycobacterium decipiens genomic DNA:
- a CDS encoding PAS domain-containing protein, whose protein sequence is MTHDWLLVETLGDEPAVVAQGRELKKLVPITTFLRRSPYLAAVRTAIAETLQTGQSLTSITPKSDRVIRTEPVTMSDGRVHGVHVWSGPADAKPPERPTPGPLKWDLTRGVATDTPESLANSGKNPEIEVTYGRAFAEDLPSRELNPNETKVLTMAVKPEPGQTLCSTWDLTDWQGTPIRIGFVARSALEPGPDGREHLVARAMNWRAEFKDRAVAVDNLAQRILNGLAQAGVHRALIDLKSWTLLKWLDEPCSFYDWRGSAAEGPRLHPDDQHVIDAMIKEFANGSACHVLRLPGHDVDWVPVHVTVNRIELEPDTFAGLVSLRLPTDEELADAGLSKATDDTT, encoded by the coding sequence GCAGTCCCTATTTGGCCGCGGTCCGCACAGCGATCGCCGAGACGCTGCAGACCGGCCAGAGCCTGACCAGCATCACTCCCAAGAGCGATCGCGTGATCCGCACCGAGCCGGTGACGATGTCCGACGGACGCGTGCACGGCGTGCATGTGTGGAGCGGCCCTGCCGATGCGAAACCGCCCGAACGGCCGACCCCTGGCCCGCTGAAGTGGGACCTAACCCGCGGCGTCGCCACCGACACCCCGGAGTCTCTGGCCAACAGCGGCAAGAATCCCGAGATCGAGGTCACCTACGGCAGGGCCTTCGCTGAAGATCTGCCGTCACGCGAACTCAATCCGAACGAAACCAAGGTCCTTACCATGGCTGTCAAACCAGAGCCAGGACAAACTTTGTGCAGCACATGGGATCTCACCGATTGGCAAGGAACACCTATCCGGATCGGTTTCGTCGCGCGAAGCGCGCTGGAGCCGGGACCGGATGGTCGCGAGCACCTGGTCGCCCGAGCGATGAACTGGCGTGCTGAGTTCAAGGACCGCGCGGTAGCGGTCGACAACTTGGCGCAGCGAATCCTCAACGGGCTGGCGCAGGCCGGGGTCCACCGGGCGCTCATCGATCTAAAAAGCTGGACCCTGCTGAAATGGCTCGACGAGCCCTGCTCCTTCTACGATTGGCGGGGCAGCGCGGCCGAAGGGCCACGGCTACATCCCGACGACCAGCACGTGATCGATGCCATGATAAAGGAATTCGCCAACGGATCAGCCTGTCATGTATTGCGGCTGCCCGGGCACGACGTCGATTGGGTGCCGGTCCATGTCACCGTCAACAGGATCGAGCTCGAACCGGATACCTTCGCCGGATTGGTGTCCCTGCGATTGCCCACCGATGAAGAACTCGCCGATGCGGGGCTGTCGAAAGCAACTGACGACACGACCTAA
- a CDS encoding radical SAM protein gives MGLRGDRIHRYVNAFCPRCHADDPNRPLDHVARLGGWLAERDGLIWLERGCPTHGLVRTLYDEDPEILAYLEEWTAPTKAHVADVPENFDPIPHAYLRGLPQMQTQHTCILLQDIAETCNLRCPTCFADSSPDLRNVVAVGDVLANVDQRLERENGRLDVVMLSGGEPSLHPQLPELLAELRARPITRILLNTNGLRVAQDDGLLDVLTENRERVEVYLQYDGLSLAAHRYHRGGDLRRMKRDALRRLSEREIFTTLVMTAALGVNDDEIGDVVRLALRTPYVGGLCIQPQFGSGRSGFIDPDNRLTHTGVLKRLGPQTDNLVTWRDLTALPCSHPHCCSVGYLLRDDSGRWRSLVALIGHDNLKSKLGLIANRIADSDIPSELQLALRESLLGLLSEQSSLSHPQMSDVWRLICANCDLGMSTLLTLASTALPGGRRKLRRLLGERVVRITVKPFMDIATMIEERLMQCCVHVGTRSSRDQCAPFCAVQAWPELSRQRLSLAADRLLPVVS, from the coding sequence TGGAGCGTGGCTGCCCTACGCACGGACTGGTCCGCACGCTTTACGACGAAGACCCGGAAATCCTTGCTTACCTTGAGGAATGGACGGCTCCGACGAAGGCGCACGTTGCAGATGTTCCGGAAAATTTCGACCCGATCCCGCATGCGTATCTGCGTGGGCTGCCGCAGATGCAGACACAGCACACCTGCATACTGCTGCAAGACATCGCTGAAACTTGCAACCTGCGCTGTCCGACGTGCTTTGCCGACTCCTCGCCGGACCTGCGCAATGTCGTCGCCGTCGGCGATGTGCTTGCCAACGTCGACCAGCGGCTTGAGCGGGAGAATGGCCGCCTCGACGTGGTGATGCTCTCCGGTGGCGAGCCCAGCCTGCACCCACAGTTGCCAGAGCTGCTGGCGGAACTGCGCGCGCGACCGATAACTCGAATACTTCTGAACACCAATGGCTTACGAGTTGCTCAGGACGACGGTTTGCTCGATGTGCTCACTGAGAATCGGGAGCGGGTCGAGGTGTACCTGCAGTATGACGGGCTGTCGCTGGCCGCGCACCGGTACCATCGCGGCGGCGACCTTCGCCGTATGAAGCGGGACGCCTTGCGACGACTGTCCGAACGGGAAATCTTCACCACCCTGGTGATGACGGCGGCGCTGGGTGTCAATGACGACGAGATCGGCGATGTCGTTCGCCTCGCTTTGCGGACGCCCTATGTGGGCGGTTTGTGCATTCAGCCCCAGTTCGGTTCAGGGCGTTCCGGATTCATCGACCCGGACAATCGGCTTACGCATACGGGTGTGCTCAAGCGGTTGGGGCCACAGACCGACAACCTGGTTACCTGGCGGGATCTGACCGCGCTGCCGTGCTCACACCCGCATTGTTGTTCAGTCGGATACTTACTTCGTGACGACAGCGGGCGGTGGCGCTCACTGGTCGCGTTGATCGGCCACGACAACCTCAAGAGTAAGCTCGGCCTGATCGCAAACCGTATTGCGGACAGCGACATTCCCAGTGAACTGCAGCTGGCGCTGCGGGAATCATTGCTGGGATTGCTCTCGGAGCAGTCGTCGTTGTCGCACCCGCAGATGTCTGATGTGTGGCGACTGATCTGCGCGAACTGCGATCTGGGCATGTCGACCTTGCTGACGTTGGCGTCCACCGCACTGCCCGGGGGTCGGCGGAAGCTGAGGCGGCTACTCGGCGAGCGTGTCGTCCGGATCACCGTCAAGCCGTTCATGGACATCGCCACGATGATCGAGGAGCGGCTGATGCAGTGCTGCGTGCACGTCGGCACCCGTTCGTCGCGGGACCAGTGCGCGCCATTCTGTGCGGTGCAGGCGTGGCCCGAACTCAGCAGGCAGCGGCTATCGTTGGCCGCGGATCGGCTGCTGCCGGTGGTGAGTTGA